The following are from one region of the Knoellia sp. p5-6-4 genome:
- a CDS encoding cation transporter: protein MDGPAITTRQLRRTVLLVAALNLAYFFVEVGVALAIGSVSLFADSVDFLEDTAVNLLIALALGLSAHRRALMGKAMALIILVPALAALWQAVAKFSDPSPPDPLSLAVTAGGAIMVNTVCALLLARMRAHGSSMSHAAYLAARNDVIANALIIVVAGLTVWTLSGWPDIVLGLVIVALNGTAAKEVWQLAEEERLAAKALAGEELDP from the coding sequence GTGGACGGACCCGCCATCACCACACGCCAGCTGCGCCGCACCGTGCTGCTGGTTGCGGCCCTCAACCTCGCCTACTTCTTCGTCGAGGTCGGCGTTGCGCTGGCGATCGGCTCGGTCTCGCTCTTCGCCGACAGCGTCGACTTCCTCGAGGACACCGCGGTCAACCTGCTCATCGCGCTGGCCCTCGGGCTGAGCGCGCACCGCCGGGCTCTGATGGGCAAGGCGATGGCGCTCATCATCCTGGTCCCGGCGCTGGCGGCTCTGTGGCAGGCGGTGGCGAAGTTCTCCGACCCCAGCCCCCCGGACCCGCTCTCCCTCGCGGTCACGGCAGGCGGCGCGATCATGGTGAACACCGTCTGCGCACTGCTCCTGGCCCGGATGCGCGCGCACGGCAGCAGCATGTCCCACGCTGCCTACCTCGCCGCCCGCAACGACGTCATCGCGAACGCCCTGATCATCGTGGTCGCCGGCCTCACGGTGTGGACGCTCTCGGGCTGGCCCGACATCGTCCTGGGCCTCGTGATCGTGGCGCTCAACGGCACCGCGGCCAAGGAGGTCTGGCAGCTCGCAGAGGAGGAGCGGCTGGCGGCCAAGGCGCTGGCCGGGGAGGAGCTCGACCCGTGA
- a CDS encoding zinc-dependent alcohol dehydrogenase family protein produces the protein MRAVAYTDYGSLPRVVEAAEPACPEDGVVIAVRATGVCRSDWHAWKGHDPVTLPHTPGHELAGVVAEVGPAVRRWSVGDRVTVPFVCGCGTCDWCAAGEAQVCPNQTQPGFTGPGSFAERVAVHAADLNLVLLPDSVDFVTAASLGCRFATAFRALTVHGRVGHGDWLVVHGCGGVGLSAVMIGAALGARVVAVDVSPAALERARAVGAEVVVDARERADVAERVREATSGGAHVSLDALGAPETSVASVLSLRRRGRHVQVGLLLGDAATPPLPMDRVVAHELEVYGSHGMAAHEYPAMLAMVEDGRFQPDLLVGDVIDLDRAGEALAAMDRPRAGAGMTVVSLPA, from the coding sequence GTGAGGGCCGTCGCCTACACCGACTACGGCTCCCTGCCGAGGGTCGTCGAGGCGGCCGAGCCGGCATGCCCCGAGGACGGCGTCGTCATCGCGGTGCGCGCCACCGGCGTGTGCCGCTCGGACTGGCACGCGTGGAAGGGCCACGACCCGGTCACCCTCCCCCACACGCCCGGCCACGAGCTCGCCGGCGTGGTCGCGGAGGTCGGACCTGCGGTGCGCCGGTGGTCGGTCGGCGACCGGGTCACGGTGCCCTTCGTGTGCGGCTGCGGCACCTGCGACTGGTGCGCCGCCGGTGAGGCGCAGGTCTGCCCGAACCAGACCCAGCCCGGCTTCACCGGTCCCGGGTCCTTCGCCGAGCGGGTCGCGGTGCACGCTGCCGACCTCAACCTCGTGCTGCTGCCGGACTCCGTCGACTTCGTCACGGCAGCCTCGCTCGGCTGCCGGTTCGCCACGGCCTTCCGCGCGCTCACCGTCCACGGGCGAGTGGGCCACGGGGACTGGCTGGTGGTGCACGGCTGCGGTGGCGTCGGTCTCTCCGCGGTCATGATCGGCGCCGCCCTCGGTGCCAGGGTCGTCGCCGTCGACGTCTCCCCCGCCGCCCTCGAGCGCGCCCGGGCCGTCGGCGCCGAGGTGGTTGTCGACGCCCGTGAGCGCGCCGACGTGGCGGAGCGGGTGCGGGAGGCCACCAGCGGCGGAGCGCACGTCTCGCTCGACGCCCTGGGTGCCCCGGAGACCTCCGTGGCCTCGGTGCTCAGCCTCCGGCGGCGGGGACGCCACGTGCAGGTCGGTCTGCTGCTGGGCGACGCGGCGACGCCGCCGCTGCCGATGGACCGGGTGGTCGCGCACGAGCTGGAGGTCTACGGCTCCCACGGCATGGCGGCGCACGAGTACCCAGCCATGCTGGCGATGGTCGAGGACGGCCGGTTCCAGCCCGACCTGCTCGTCGGTGACGTCATCGACCTCGACCGGGCCGGCGAGGCACTGGCTGCGATGGACCGACCGCGCGCCGGGGCCGGCATGACGGTCGTCTCTCTCCCTGCATGA